CGCGCCATTGCGCAGCACGTAGAAACAACCAACGAGGATATCGCCCAAATTAATAGGGCTTCGCTTGACACTCCATCCCAAAATACGGCAATTGGTATTGTTAGTCCAACCCACGGCTTCAACTACCCTCCTATTGTAGTAAACTTCATATTTCGGTTTCCAAGAAGCAAGCACCATAACCGCATATTTCTGGTAAACACCCGCGCTGGATTAAAGCTAAGTAAACTATTCCTGCCAGGAATGAGCGGTATTGCCCTTTGGCTTGCCGCATTGGTACTTATTATAAAGGGGTATCGGGTTGTAGGCATGCGCTCCATCGATATGCCATCCAACTGGATATCGCTACATCCCGGCGTGAAGGAAAAGGTGGCAAACTCCATTGTAGAACGATGCCAACGAATCACCTTCCGCTTTGCCGATACAATGCTTAGCGGGAAAAACTGCTACAGGGCTGCATACGACATCATCCAGGATATGCTTATCCTCCCCATCGCCATTGTATACTACATCCTTGGTCGATTTATCATTGCAAAAACATTCTACGCCAACTCCTCCTGCAACGGATGTAACCTCTGCATCAGCAGCTGCCCTATAAAGGCAATAAAGCTGGTGCATAACGAACCCTTCTGGACCTACCGCTGCGAGAGCTGCATGCGCTGCATGAACATCTGCCCCAAACGCGCCATACAAACAGGGCACGGATTCATCTTTGGCATCATTTACCTTACCTATGCCACCGTTATTGCAGAGTTGTACTCCATTCTAGGTAAGTACTACTCTATAGAAGGTGGAGGTTTCCTTGCAGGAGCAGCAAGGTTTATCCTAGAGTCAGTCATTGTTTTTACGATGCTAATTGTTGGCTACAGAATTCTTCATCGCCTTAAACGAGTTGCAGGATTTAGGCTACTAATTGAGTACACCTCGCTAACCCGATACAAGTTTTGGAGAAGATATTTCCTTCCCAACAAGAAAAAGTAAGGTAATAGTCCTGCACCAAGGCGTAACATCTCGGGTTCTATTTATCGCATTGCAGAAGGTAACTCCCGATTACGAAAAAATGTCATTATCTAACCGTAATTTTGTCACACAACGCACTAATAATCTGCTATATTGTCACTAATCAACGCTTGGCATTCTATTTGAAAAGTTAGGGATAAAACCCAATAGATTAACTTTAAAAAAGGAGGTTACTATGTTAGCTAGAAGAAGCGAATCAGTACCAGCATTCGCAAGACTATTCGGAGATTTATTTGACAGAGAAATGTTCGATTGGAACAACTTTAACTACTCGGACACCAACACAACCCTGCCCGCTGCAAACATTAAAGATACTCCCGAGTACTTCATGGTAGAGGTGGCTGTTCCTGGGATGGATAAAAAGGATTTTACGATCAACCTTAAGGACAACGTGCTCACCATCTCGTCGGAGAGGAAAAAGGAGGAGGAAAAATCGGAGGGCAACTACACCCGTAAGGAGTACAGCTACCAATCGTTCTGCCGCTCATTTACGCTACCCGACAACATTGTAGATAGCGACAAGATCTCTGCCAAGTACGAGAATGGCGAGTTGCTAATCACCATTCCAAAAAGAGAAGAGGCAAAGCCAAAAGAACCACGCATGATCGAAATCAGGTAGGTTCGAGCTTAAGCATTAGGAGAGGAAGCCGTTGGGGCTTCCTCTTTTTATTTGAGGATGTTGAAATCGAACTTGGTCGTTAAATATAGAACCGCCCAAATTTACCTGTTGATTGCCATTTCGTGTAATTTCTCGGTGGCACCACCCATTTCATACCGTTAACAACTGTTTACGAAATTATAGTTCGAAATCAATCTGCTACTTTTATTTACAAAGTGTAAGATCCTCTTTTCCTATTTAAGTCAATAAATCCCAACACATTAAATCATTTTTATCCTCACAAAAAGCACTCCAATATCACCAATTTCATTTTTAGTTAGTTTCGTCCGACTAATTACAGCAATCGAAGCAAAGCAACGAACTCGGACAATGACACTGCTGCCATTCGTCGTCCATCATATATGGTAAGAATGGGCAAGCATTGTAGCGTAGTTCCATCACATGTAAACTAACAATTTTGAATATGGCTTTATTCTCGTATGCGCATGGTGCCTCGGATACCCCGCTAATTGGGGTTCCATTTGGCGAGTATTTTAGGAGAATTGTAAAAAAGCATGGCGACAACGAAGCGCTCGTTGTGGTAAACCAAAACTACAGAGCAACCTACAAGCAGCTATGGGACGAAGTTGACGCAGTTGCCAAATCGTTAATAGCCTACGGTATCGAACGCGGCGATCGTGTGGGAATATGGGCGCCCAACCGCTACGAGTGGGTGTTGGTTCAAATTGCAACGGCCCGTGTTGGTGCCATTATGGTAAACATCAATCCCGGATATCGCTACGCTGATATGAAGTATGCGGTAGAGCAATCGGGCATTAAGCTGCTTATTGCTTCGGCAGGCTTTCGCAAAACCAGCTACACCGAAATGATTGACCAGCTACGCGCGGATGGCTCGTGCCCCGAGAGCGTGGTAGTTATGGAGAACGACTGGCGTACCTTCATCGGTAAGGGATGTGCCATTACCGATAAAGCAATCGAAGAGCGCGAGAGCACGCTTCAGTTCGACGACCCCATCAACATTCAGTATACCTCGGGAACTACAGGGCACCCCAAAGGAGCAACCCTTTCGCACCACAACGTGCTGAACAATGGCTTCTTTATCGGCGAAAGGTTGGAGTACACCCCAAAGGATAGAATATGTATTCCAGTACCCTTCTACCACTGCTTTGGCATGGTGCTGGCCAACATGGCGGCCATCACCCACGGCGCTACCATGGTGGTACCTGGCGAGTTCTTCGATCCCGAAACGGTAATGCAAACCGTACAGAACGAAAGGTGCACCTCGCTGTACGGCGTTCCGACCATGTTTATTGCCGAGCTGGAGCATCCTAGCTTCTCGAAGTACGACTTCTCCTCGCTAAGAACCGGAATCATGGCGGGTTCGCCCTGCCCCATCGATACCATGCAAAAGGTACTCACGCTAATGAACATGCGCGACGTGCAGGTTTGCTACGGCATGACCGAGACTTCGCCCGTTTCCACCCAAACCAACGCCGGCGACCCTACCGACAAGCGCGTGGGCAGCGTTGGTACGGTTCACCCCCACGTGGAGATTAAGATCGTTAACCCGGCAACCAACGAAATTGTTCGCCGAGGCGAAGAGGGCGAGATCTGCACCCGCGGCTACTCGGTGATGCTGGGCTACTGGAACAGCCCCGAAGATACCGCCAAGGTTATCGACCAAAACCGCTGGATGCACACCGGCGACGTGGGCGTTATGGACGACAACGGGTACGTTAAGATTGTTGGGCGCATCAAGGATATCATCATCCGCGGCGGCGAAAACATCTCGCCCCGCGAGGTGGAGGAATTCCTTATCGTTCACCCCAACATCATCGACGCTCAGGTTATCGGCGTGCCCAGCGAGCGCTACGGCGAAGAGGTATGCGCCTGGATTATCCCCCGCGAAGGATCGAGCATCACGCCCGAGGAGCTGGTTGCCTACTGCAAGGGGAAGATGGCCACCTACAAGATTCCTAAGTACTGGAAGTTTGTGCCGGAGTTCCCAATGACCGTAACCGGCAAAATCCGCAAGGTGGATATGCGCAAGATATCAACCGAAGAGCTGGGGCTAAGGAAGGCCTCGGAAATAAAGACAGCCTAAAATAAGCTAGAGGCAGGCAGGCAACCTTTTTGCACGTTACTTACGCCTGCAGGCAAGCCCTAGCATCAAATCTAACATCTCGACACTAAAAGCTCCGGTAGGTTTTCTACCGGAGCTTTCGTTTTTTAGGTGCAGCCACCTTGCTATTTGATGTTTATTGGATATCGGATCAACAGACAATACCTTCTTTGGACGGTAAGCCTATTAATCCCCGTTCGATGACCCTGCAAATTGCATCGGTAGCTGAGCAATTTGCTCATGAAGATGAGGAATTTCCTCCTTCAGCTGTGCAAATTGCTCACCTTCCTGAGCAATTTGCACCAATAGATGAGTAATTTGCTCACTTAGGTGAGCAAATTACTCATGCAAGTGAGCAAATTCCACCAATGATCATTGAAATTGCATCGACGCCGATACAAATTCAACCGACAACCATTGAAATTATATCGATGCCGATGCAAATTCAGCCGGCAACCATTGAAATTATATCGACGCCGATGCAAATTCAGCCGACGACCATTGAAATTATATCGACACCGATGCAAATTCAGCCGACGACCATTGAAATTATATCGACACCGATGCAAATTCAGCCGACAACCATTGAAATTATATCGACGCCGGTATAATTTTAGCCGATGCCCCTGTAAA
This window of the uncultured Acetobacteroides sp. genome carries:
- a CDS encoding EFR1 family ferrodoxin (N-terminal region resembles flavodoxins. C-terminal ferrodoxin region binds two 4Fe-4S clusters.), with protein sequence MEKLKLYFFSGTGNARRVAQWIEERAIAQHVETTNEDIAQINRASLDTPSQNTAIGIVSPTHGFNYPPIVVNFIFRFPRSKHHNRIFLVNTRAGLKLSKLFLPGMSGIALWLAALVLIIKGYRVVGMRSIDMPSNWISLHPGVKEKVANSIVERCQRITFRFADTMLSGKNCYRAAYDIIQDMLILPIAIVYYILGRFIIAKTFYANSSCNGCNLCISSCPIKAIKLVHNEPFWTYRCESCMRCMNICPKRAIQTGHGFIFGIIYLTYATVIAELYSILGKYYSIEGGGFLAGAARFILESVIVFTMLIVGYRILHRLKRVAGFRLLIEYTSLTRYKFWRRYFLPNKKK
- a CDS encoding AMP-binding protein, with product MALFSYAHGASDTPLIGVPFGEYFRRIVKKHGDNEALVVVNQNYRATYKQLWDEVDAVAKSLIAYGIERGDRVGIWAPNRYEWVLVQIATARVGAIMVNINPGYRYADMKYAVEQSGIKLLIASAGFRKTSYTEMIDQLRADGSCPESVVVMENDWRTFIGKGCAITDKAIEERESTLQFDDPINIQYTSGTTGHPKGATLSHHNVLNNGFFIGERLEYTPKDRICIPVPFYHCFGMVLANMAAITHGATMVVPGEFFDPETVMQTVQNERCTSLYGVPTMFIAELEHPSFSKYDFSSLRTGIMAGSPCPIDTMQKVLTLMNMRDVQVCYGMTETSPVSTQTNAGDPTDKRVGSVGTVHPHVEIKIVNPATNEIVRRGEEGEICTRGYSVMLGYWNSPEDTAKVIDQNRWMHTGDVGVMDDNGYVKIVGRIKDIIIRGGENISPREVEEFLIVHPNIIDAQVIGVPSERYGEEVCAWIIPREGSSITPEELVAYCKGKMATYKIPKYWKFVPEFPMTVTGKIRKVDMRKISTEELGLRKASEIKTA
- a CDS encoding Hsp20/alpha crystallin family protein, which encodes MLARRSESVPAFARLFGDLFDREMFDWNNFNYSDTNTTLPAANIKDTPEYFMVEVAVPGMDKKDFTINLKDNVLTISSERKKEEEKSEGNYTRKEYSYQSFCRSFTLPDNIVDSDKISAKYENGELLITIPKREEAKPKEPRMIEIR